From a single Pseudopipra pipra isolate bDixPip1 chromosome 15, bDixPip1.hap1, whole genome shotgun sequence genomic region:
- the LOC135422816 gene encoding protocadherin gamma-B5-like, with protein MSGGRRASGGPGGGRALGLGAVLLWLCWRAAAERLRYSIPEELPRGSLVGPLARDLGLSADELPARKLRLSADKQYFTVSEGNGNLYVSERLDREELCGESLSCSVSFEALVHNPLNVFHVEVAIEDVNDNSPVFRKAVLELEIGEWTLPGARFPLEVARDADVGSNSLLTYELSSNPSFSLAMKERQAGKKQPELVLERALDREKQSSFELVLTAVDGGDPARSGTVQIRVNVMDLNDNPPVFSKIVYEARVAENLPAGSLVLQVRATDADAGSNGRVFYSFGDVSEVVRALFSVDSESGEIRTAGPLDFEEKSKYSFGLEATDGGGLTDHCEVQIDVTDENDNAPEITILSLSSPVPEDAPVGTVVALLKVRDRDSGENGEVSCELSGEAPLSIVTSSGGSYKVVTASALDREQASEHRVTVVARDRGRPALWSSRELLLEVSDVNDNAPVFEEASYSAYVRENNAVGLLVLRVVARDLDAGANGRVSYWLSGGSAGAAGAAPLVSVEARSGAVYAQRSLDYEQCREFSVAVRAQDGGSPARSSTATVRVFVLDQNDNAPRVLYPPPPAAAGSSPGSVGSAFEVVPRSASSGYLVGKVVAVDADAGRNAWLSYELVQASEPALFRVGLQSGEVRTARAVSERDAAKQRLVAVVKDHGEPALSATATLHVVLAESLQEALPELSERAAGAEAAGELQFYLVLALALLSALLVLSVALAVLARLRRAGPPAVLRCLGAQRLSLAGAAFPADFCEGTLPYSYNLCVAAPPRANPEAAWPPPPLPIVPAEELVAGEPCEKPSPSSSAVLGEPPADPDAPQVCKSLHSFSLSFS; from the coding sequence ATGTCGGGCGGGCGGAGGGCGAGcggcgggccgggcggcgggcgggcgctggggctgggcgctgtgctgctgtggctgtgctggcgggcggcggcggagcggctcCGCTACTCCATCCCCgaggagctgcccagaggcTCGCTGGTGGGGCCGCTGGCCCGGGACCTGGGGCTCAGCGCCGACGAGCTGCCGGCGCGCAAGCTGCGGCTCAGCGCGGACAAGCAATACTTCACGGTGAGCGAGGGGAACGGGAACCTGTACGTGAGCGAGAGGCTGGACCGGGAGGAGCTGTGCGGCGAGTCGTTGTCCTGCTCGGTCAGCTTCGAGGCGCTGGTGCACAACCCGCTCAACGTCTTCCATGTCGAGGTGGCCATTGAGGATGTGAACGACAACTCCCCGGTCTTCAGGAAGGCTGTTTTGGAACTCGAGATTGGTGAATGGACACTTCCAGGTGCTCGTTTTCCTCTGGAGGTGGCCCGAGATGCGGACGTGGGCAGCAACTCACTGCTGACTTATGAGCTCAGCAGCAACCCGTCCTTCAGTCTGGCCATGAAGGAGAGGCAAGCCGGAAAGAAGCAGCCGGAATTAGTGCTGGAGAGAGCGTTGGATCGGGAGAAGCAGAGCTCCTTTGAGCTGGTGCTGACGGCAGTGGATGGCGGGGACCCAGCGAGATCCGGGACTGTCCAGATTCGCGTCAACGTGATGGACTTAAACGACAACCCACCCGTGTTCAGCAAGATAGTGTACGAGGCTCGAGTGGCGGAGAATCTGCCGGCGGGGTCGCTGGTGCTGCAGGTGCGGGCCACGGATGCGGACGCGGGGTCCAATGGGCGGGTCTTCTATTCCTTCGGTGACGTCTCGGAAGTCGTCAGAGCGTTATTCTCTGTTGACAGCGAGAGCGGTGAGATCAGAACAGCGGGTCCCCTCGACTTCGAGGAGAAGAGTAAGTACAGCTTCGGCCTGGAGGCGACGGACGGCGGCGGGCTCACCGATCACTGCGAAGTGCAGATAGACGTCACGGACGAGAACGACAATGCCCCTGAGATCACGATTCTGTCACTGTCGAGCCCCGTACCCGAGGACGCGCCTGTCGGCACCGTGGTGGCTCTGCTGAAAGTGCGGGACCGGGACTCCGGCGAGAACGGTGAGGTGTCGTGCGAGCTGTCGGGAGAGGCGCCGCTGTCGATCGTGACGTCGTCGGGCGGCTCATACAAGGTGGTGACGGCGAGCGCGCTGGACCGCGAGCAGGCGTCCGAGCACCGCGTGACGGTGGTGGCCCGGGACCGGGGCAGGCCGGCgctgtggagcagcagggagctgttgcTGGAGGTGTCGGACGTGAACGACAACGCGCCGGTGTTCGAGGAGGCGTCGTACAGCGCGTACGTGCGGGAGAACAACGCGGTGGGCTTGCTGGTGTTGCGCGTTGTGGCTCGGGACTTGGACGCGGGCGCGAACGGGCGCGTGAGCTACTGGCTGTCGGGCGGCAgcgcgggcgcggcgggcgcggcgccgcTGGTGTCGGTGGAGGCGCGGAGCGGCGCGGTGTACGCGCAGCGCTCGTTGGACTACGAGCAGTGCCGCGAGTTCTCGGTGGCCGTGCGGGCGCAGGACGGCGGGTCGCCGGCGCGCAGCTCGACGGCCACGGTGCGCGTCTTCGTGCTCGACCAGAACGACAACGCGCCGCGGGTGCTCTACCCGCCCCCGCCGGCGGCAGCGGGATCATCCCCGGGCTCGGTGGGTTCGGCTTTCGAGGTGGTGCCGCGTTCGGCGTCGTCCGGGTACCTGGTGGGCAAGGTGGTGGCGGTGGACGCGGACGCGGGGCGCAACGCGTGGCTGTCGTACGAGCTGGTGCAGGCGTCGGAGCCGGCGCTGTTCCGCGTGGGGCTGCAGAGCGGCGAGGTGCGCACGGCGCGGGCCGTGTCGGAGAGGGACGCGGCCAAGCAGCGCCTGGTGGCCGTGGTGAAGGACCACGGCGAGCCGGCGCTGTCGGCCACGGCCACGCTGCACGTGGTGCTGGCCGAGAGCTTGCAGGAGGCGCTGCCGGAGCTGAGCGAGCGGGCGGCGGGCGCCGAGGCGGCGGGCGAGCTGCAGTTCTACCTGGTGCTGGCGCTGGCGCTGCTGTCGGCGCTGTTGGTGCTGAGCGTGGCGCTGGCCGTGCTGGCGCGGCTgcggcgggccgggccgcccgCCGTGCTGCGCTGCCTGGGCGCGCAGCGCTTGTCGCTGGCCGGCGCCGCCTTCCCGGCCGACTTCTGCGAGGGCACCTTGCCCTACTCCTACAACCTGTGCGTGGCGGCGCCGCCCCGCGCCAACCCCGAGGCCGCttggccgccgccgccgctgcccatCGTGCCCGCGGAGGAGCTTGTGGCCGGGGAGCCCTGCGAGAAGCCGAGTCCGAGCAGCAGCGCCGTCCTGGGAGAGCCGCCTGCCGACCCCGACGCACCACAGGTCTGTAAGAGCCTTCACTCGttctctctcagcttttcctaa